From a single Alloactinosynnema sp. L-07 genomic region:
- a CDS encoding pyridoxal 5'-phosphate synthase — translation MTDPIALVKAWFEDAVDTGVREPGVLALATADAAGRTTNRIVQTIRITEEGLVFTSHAGSQKGRDIAATGWASGVLYWRESGRQVILTGPVAPLSAEISDAMWKARPPATHPMSVASVQSSPLEDEEALRKEARRLAESGQTFDRPAEWLGYLLSPTTVEFWQADPERLHRRVQYSLVDGNWVSQRLQP, via the coding sequence ATGACGGATCCGATCGCACTGGTGAAGGCGTGGTTCGAGGACGCGGTCGACACGGGCGTGCGTGAGCCCGGCGTCCTCGCCCTGGCCACCGCGGACGCGGCCGGGCGGACGACCAACCGGATCGTGCAGACGATCCGGATCACCGAGGAGGGCCTGGTCTTCACCAGCCACGCGGGCAGCCAGAAGGGCCGCGACATCGCGGCGACCGGGTGGGCGTCCGGGGTCCTGTACTGGCGCGAGTCGGGTCGGCAGGTGATCCTCACCGGGCCGGTGGCCCCACTGTCGGCGGAGATCTCCGACGCGATGTGGAAGGCCCGGCCGCCCGCCACCCACCCGATGTCGGTGGCCTCCGTGCAGAGTTCGCCCCTTGAGGACGAAGAAGCGCTGCGCAAGGAGGCCCGCCGACTCGCGGAGAGCGGCCAGACCTTCGACCGGCCCGCCGAATGGCTCGGATATCTGCTTTCGCCGACCACTGTTGAATTCTGGCAAGCCGATCCGGAGCGACTGCACCGGCGGGTCCAGTATTCACTGGTCGACGGGAATTGGGTTTCCCAGCGGCTACAGCCGTAA
- a CDS encoding PhzF family phenazine biosynthesis protein → MYEYAIADVFTDVALQGNPVAVFLDARGLETDRMQCIAREMNLSETTFVLPPTNGGDVRVRIFTPVNELPFAGHPTLGTAVVLGQTRSGPGLAMETAMGTIPFDYHRAGGRVTAARMRQPVPTWEPYPQTEHLLAALGLATSTLPVEVYRNGPRHVYIGLPTIDALSALTPDQRALAAHVDVAANCFAGAGANWRMRMFSPAYGVAEDAATGSAAGPLAIHLARHGLAEWGEEIEILQGVEMGRRSAMYATAIGNAQRIERVEVAGSVVVVAEGTLRL, encoded by the coding sequence ATGTACGAATACGCGATCGCCGACGTTTTCACCGACGTCGCCCTCCAGGGAAACCCAGTCGCCGTGTTCCTCGACGCCCGCGGTCTGGAAACCGACCGAATGCAGTGCATCGCTCGGGAGATGAACCTCTCCGAGACCACTTTCGTGCTCCCCCCGACCAATGGCGGCGACGTCCGGGTCCGGATCTTCACTCCGGTCAACGAGCTGCCGTTCGCGGGCCACCCGACTCTGGGGACGGCGGTGGTACTGGGCCAGACGCGGTCGGGCCCTGGGTTGGCGATGGAGACCGCCATGGGCACGATCCCCTTCGACTACCACCGCGCGGGCGGCCGGGTGACGGCGGCGCGCATGCGTCAACCAGTCCCCACCTGGGAGCCTTATCCGCAGACCGAACACTTGTTGGCGGCCTTGGGATTGGCGACCTCGACCCTGCCGGTGGAGGTCTACCGCAACGGCCCCCGACATGTCTACATCGGACTGCCCACCATCGACGCACTGTCCGCGCTGACGCCAGACCAGCGCGCGCTGGCCGCGCACGTCGACGTGGCCGCCAACTGCTTCGCCGGTGCGGGGGCGAACTGGCGGATGCGGATGTTCTCGCCCGCCTACGGCGTGGCCGAGGACGCCGCCACCGGATCGGCGGCGGGCCCCCTGGCCATCCACCTCGCCCGACACGGACTGGCCGAGTGGGGCGAGGAAATCGAAATCCTGCAAGGCGTGGAAATGGGCCGACGCTCGGCGATGTACGCGACGGCCATCGGAAACGCCCAGCGGATCGAGCGAGTCGAGGTCGCCGGTTCGGTCGTCGTCGTCGCCGAGGGAACTTTACGGCTGTAG
- a CDS encoding PhzA/PhzB family protein: MTDSFRDGNAELRRRNRSVVEDYMGRRGENRLTRYLLFTEDGTSGLYTGDTPEPIVSCGHETLRAHGEWSLRMFPDWHWFNIEVSETQDPNRFWVECDGEGQILYPDYPPGHYRNHFLHSFLLADGKIVQQREFMNPYNQLRALSIDIPVIRRGGIPTGGASKEAS, translated from the coding sequence ATGACCGACTCGTTCCGCGATGGCAACGCCGAACTGCGTCGCCGCAACCGATCCGTCGTCGAGGACTACATGGGCCGCCGGGGCGAGAACCGGCTGACCCGCTACCTGCTCTTCACCGAGGACGGCACCAGCGGCCTCTACACCGGCGACACGCCGGAGCCGATCGTGTCGTGCGGCCACGAGACACTCCGGGCGCACGGTGAGTGGTCGCTGAGGATGTTCCCGGACTGGCACTGGTTCAACATCGAGGTCTCCGAGACCCAGGACCCGAACCGCTTCTGGGTCGAGTGCGACGGCGAGGGGCAGATCCTCTACCCCGACTACCCGCCCGGCCACTACCGCAACCACTTCCTGCACTCGTTCCTGCTCGCCGACGGCAAGATCGTCCAGCAGCGCGAGTTCATGAACCCGTACAACCAGCTGCGCGCGCTGAGCATCGACATCCCCGTCATTCGCCGCGGTGGCATCCCCACCGGTGGCGCCTCAAAGGAGGCATCATGA
- a CDS encoding methyltransferase produces MTLDAARAVVELITGGWRAQAVYTAVKLGIPDHIAAGRTTDADLAAACGSKEDGVHRLMRLLVAVGMFEGNGRTGYHNTPLSTALLDVPGSQRDMCLLYGEEFYAAWGHAHTAISTVSSGFEAAYGTPLYAYLGEHQDASDRFQRAMKAGNLFFDHVPGVYDFAGKHVVDIGGGNGQLLAAILSATPDARGTVLDREHVVAAARANLGATIGLDRVEVVGGSMFDGVPQGGDVYLLCRVLAGHSDDDIVGLFESIRAAMSDKSARLLLLDRLVTDDGDSTMLPALWDLHLLMTTGGRHRSRDHLTTLLNRAGLTVERSAELPVETTALIVAPNA; encoded by the coding sequence ATGACTCTGGACGCGGCGCGCGCTGTCGTCGAGTTGATCACCGGCGGGTGGCGGGCGCAAGCGGTCTACACCGCGGTCAAGCTCGGCATCCCCGACCATATCGCCGCGGGCCGGACGACCGACGCGGACCTGGCGGCGGCCTGCGGGTCCAAAGAGGACGGCGTGCACCGGCTGATGCGGCTGCTCGTCGCGGTCGGGATGTTCGAGGGCAATGGGCGGACGGGCTACCACAACACCCCGTTGAGCACCGCGCTGCTCGACGTCCCCGGCTCGCAGCGGGACATGTGCCTGCTCTACGGCGAGGAGTTCTACGCCGCCTGGGGGCACGCGCACACCGCGATCAGCACCGTCAGCTCCGGTTTCGAGGCCGCGTACGGCACCCCGCTCTACGCCTACCTCGGCGAGCACCAGGACGCCTCGGACCGGTTCCAGCGCGCGATGAAGGCGGGCAACCTCTTCTTCGACCACGTGCCCGGTGTGTATGACTTCGCGGGCAAGCACGTGGTGGACATCGGTGGCGGCAACGGACAGCTGCTGGCCGCGATCCTGTCGGCGACGCCGGACGCGCGGGGCACCGTGCTGGACCGCGAGCACGTCGTGGCCGCGGCGCGGGCCAACCTTGGGGCGACGATCGGGCTCGACCGGGTCGAGGTCGTCGGCGGCAGCATGTTCGACGGCGTTCCCCAGGGCGGCGACGTCTATCTGCTGTGCCGGGTGCTGGCCGGGCATTCCGACGACGACATCGTCGGGCTGTTCGAGTCGATCCGCGCGGCCATGTCCGACAAGTCGGCTCGACTGCTGCTGCTCGACCGCCTGGTCACCGACGACGGCGACTCGACGATGCTGCCCGCGCTGTGGGACCTTCACCTGCTGATGACCACCGGCGGCAGGCACCGCTCGCGCGACCACCTGACCACGCTGCTGAACCGGGCGGGCCTCACCGTCGAGCGGTCGGCGGAGCTGCCGGTGGAGACCACCGCGCTCATCGTCGCGCCAAACGCCTGA
- the asnB gene encoding asparagine synthase (glutamine-hydrolyzing) produces MCGITGWVSYDRDLTRHHDTVRAMTDTMAPRGPDDAGTWVRGPAALGHRRLAIIDLAGGRQPMRAHTVAGEVVLTYSGETYNFAELRERLTAAGHHFRTDSDTEVVLRGYLEWGDAVVDHLNGMYAFAIWDERRRKLIMVRDRLGIKPLYYHPTADGVLFGSEPKAILANPLARREVDAAGLRDLIGFTMAPGWSLWKGMYEVEPGTVVTVDADGIHTRTYWRLTAAEHADDLETTVGRVRELMTDIVHRQLVADVPRCVLLSGGLDSSAITGLSAARLAEQGKRLRTFSVDFVGREETFKADSVRDTPDTPYIRDVVNLVGSEHQTITVDPALLTDPELRRKVIAARDLPIGFGEMDSSLYLLFQAIRAQSTVALSGESADEVFGGYRWFHDEAAVTSGTFPWLAYQSAMSGDRAAILNPALRRTLDIEGYVADQYAAAVASVDQLDGADAVERRMRVVSNLHLTRFVRMLLDRKDRVSMAVGLEVRVPFCDHRLVEYAYNAPWSMKTFDGREKSLLRHATAHVLPPSARDRLKASYPSTQDPHYLAALQQQAKEVLADSTHQVFDLVDPVWLTETVALDPAEVPSNLRRGVDRVLDLYHWLDMYRPSLSA; encoded by the coding sequence ATGTGCGGCATCACCGGCTGGGTGTCCTACGACCGCGACCTGACCCGCCACCACGACACGGTGCGGGCGATGACGGACACGATGGCCCCGCGCGGCCCGGACGACGCCGGGACGTGGGTGCGGGGTCCCGCCGCGCTGGGCCACCGCAGGCTCGCGATCATCGACCTGGCGGGCGGGCGCCAGCCGATGCGGGCGCACACGGTGGCGGGCGAGGTGGTGCTCACCTACAGCGGCGAGACGTACAACTTCGCCGAGCTGCGCGAGCGGCTGACCGCCGCCGGGCACCACTTCCGCACCGACAGCGACACCGAGGTCGTCCTGCGCGGCTACCTCGAGTGGGGTGACGCGGTCGTCGACCACCTCAACGGCATGTACGCCTTCGCCATCTGGGACGAGCGGCGGCGCAAGCTGATCATGGTGCGCGACCGCCTGGGCATCAAGCCGCTCTACTACCACCCCACCGCCGACGGCGTGCTGTTCGGCTCGGAGCCCAAGGCGATCCTGGCCAACCCGCTGGCCCGCCGCGAGGTCGACGCGGCCGGGCTGCGCGATCTCATCGGGTTCACCATGGCGCCGGGATGGTCGCTGTGGAAGGGGATGTACGAGGTCGAGCCCGGCACGGTGGTCACCGTCGACGCGGACGGGATCCACACCCGCACGTACTGGCGGCTGACGGCCGCCGAGCACGCCGACGACCTGGAGACCACGGTCGGCCGGGTGCGGGAGCTGATGACCGACATCGTCCACCGCCAGCTGGTCGCCGATGTCCCGCGCTGCGTGCTGCTGTCCGGCGGACTGGACTCCAGCGCCATCACCGGCCTGTCCGCGGCGCGGCTGGCCGAGCAGGGCAAGCGTTTGCGGACCTTCTCGGTCGACTTCGTCGGGCGGGAGGAGACCTTCAAAGCCGACTCGGTGCGCGACACACCGGACACCCCGTACATCCGCGACGTGGTGAATCTGGTCGGCTCGGAACACCAGACGATCACCGTCGACCCCGCCCTGCTGACCGACCCCGAGCTGCGCCGCAAGGTGATCGCCGCACGCGACCTGCCGATCGGCTTCGGTGAGATGGACTCCTCGCTCTACCTGCTGTTCCAGGCGATCCGCGCCCAGTCGACGGTGGCACTGTCCGGCGAGTCGGCCGACGAGGTCTTCGGCGGCTACCGCTGGTTCCACGACGAGGCGGCGGTCACCTCGGGCACCTTCCCCTGGCTGGCCTACCAAAGCGCGATGAGCGGCGACCGCGCGGCGATACTCAACCCGGCGCTGCGGCGGACCTTGGACATCGAGGGCTACGTCGCCGACCAGTACGCCGCCGCGGTGGCGTCGGTGGACCAGCTCGACGGCGCCGACGCGGTGGAACGGCGGATGCGGGTGGTCAGCAACCTGCACCTGACCCGGTTCGTCCGGATGCTGCTCGACCGCAAGGACCGCGTGTCGATGGCGGTGGGGCTGGAGGTCCGCGTCCCGTTCTGCGACCACCGCCTGGTCGAGTACGCCTACAACGCGCCGTGGTCGATGAAGACCTTCGACGGCCGGGAGAAGAGCCTGCTTCGGCACGCCACCGCGCACGTGCTGCCGCCGTCGGCCCGCGACCGGCTCAAGGCGTCGTATCCGTCCACTCAGGATCCGCACTACCTGGCCGCGCTGCAGCAGCAGGCCAAGGAGGTGCTGGCCGACAGCACGCATCAGGTGTTCGACCTGGTCGACCCGGTGTGGCTGACCGAGACCGTCGCCCTGGACCCGGCCGAGGTCCCCAGCAACCTGCGCCGCGGCGTGGACCGGGTACTGGATCTTTACCACTGGCTGGACATGTACCGGCCCAGCCTGAGCGCCTGA
- a CDS encoding bifunctional 2-polyprenyl-6-hydroxyphenol methylase/3-demethylubiquinol 3-O-methyltransferase UbiG: protein MTLTVQWPEFVDTAALREHERMRLMEEVFDPFSIANLDRIGVRAGWRCLEVGAGGGSIARAMADRAGGANVVATDLSIRLLGPLTDLGVTVLRHDVTADEAPGEFDLIHARFVLDHLPGRDAALARMASWLRPGGWLLLEVGSTAPELSSRPEVAAAMAAGNAVLAGQLGTHTSWARTMPLPLSAAGLSDCAAVGQAVAVRGGGPMARWLKETYSLVDDRVVAAGLMSRDGLDQAYAAMADPSFVDYTWLTVAATGRRN, encoded by the coding sequence ATGACTCTGACTGTGCAATGGCCTGAGTTCGTCGACACGGCCGCGCTGCGCGAGCACGAGCGGATGCGGCTCATGGAGGAGGTCTTCGACCCCTTCAGCATCGCCAACCTGGACCGCATCGGCGTCCGCGCGGGGTGGCGCTGTCTGGAGGTCGGTGCGGGCGGCGGCTCGATCGCCCGCGCGATGGCTGACCGGGCGGGCGGTGCCAACGTCGTCGCCACCGATCTGAGTATTCGGCTGCTCGGCCCGCTCACCGACCTCGGCGTCACCGTCCTGCGCCACGACGTGACCGCCGATGAGGCGCCGGGTGAGTTCGATCTGATCCACGCGCGGTTCGTCCTCGACCACCTGCCCGGCCGCGACGCGGCGCTGGCGAGGATGGCGTCATGGCTGCGGCCCGGCGGATGGCTGCTGCTGGAGGTGGGGAGCACCGCACCGGAACTGTCGTCGCGGCCCGAAGTCGCCGCGGCGATGGCGGCGGGCAACGCGGTGCTGGCGGGCCAGCTGGGTACCCACACCAGTTGGGCACGCACGATGCCGCTGCCACTGAGCGCGGCGGGCCTTTCGGACTGCGCGGCGGTGGGTCAGGCGGTCGCGGTCCGCGGCGGCGGACCGATGGCCAGGTGGCTCAAGGAGACCTACTCGCTGGTCGACGACCGGGTCGTGGCCGCCGGGCTGATGAGCCGCGATGGCCTCGACCAGGCGTACGCCGCCATGGCCGACCCATCCTTTGTGGACTACACCTGGTTGACGGTGGCGGCGACCGGACGGCGGAACTGA
- a CDS encoding response regulator transcription factor — MRVLVTEDDDNIRIAVASALRGAGFAVDAAADLPDADMSLHVNAYDCAVFDRMLPAGDSLAYVSGKRAAGWSVPVLFLTARDSVADRIDGLRRGGDDYLVKPFAVAELIARVGSLCRRSGMGPVAVLRCGDVELDPGRHEVRRAGVLLTLTRTEFVLLERLMATPGVVVSRGELIRRGWDEMADPASNVLDVLMAQLRRKLRAPSVIETVRGTGYRFSA, encoded by the coding sequence GTGCGGGTGCTGGTCACGGAGGACGACGACAATATTCGGATAGCCGTCGCATCGGCCTTGCGTGGAGCGGGTTTCGCTGTGGACGCCGCCGCGGATCTTCCCGACGCGGATATGTCGCTGCATGTGAATGCTTACGACTGTGCGGTGTTCGACCGGATGCTTCCTGCGGGGGATTCGCTGGCGTATGTGTCGGGCAAGCGTGCGGCGGGGTGGTCGGTGCCTGTGCTGTTTCTCACCGCCCGTGACAGTGTTGCCGACCGTATCGACGGTCTTCGGCGGGGCGGGGACGACTATCTGGTTAAGCCGTTTGCGGTGGCGGAATTGATTGCCCGCGTTGGGAGTTTGTGTCGGCGTTCTGGGATGGGGCCGGTTGCGGTCTTGCGGTGTGGTGACGTTGAGCTTGATCCGGGGCGGCATGAGGTGCGTCGGGCGGGGGTGCTGCTTACGTTGACTCGTACGGAGTTTGTGCTGTTGGAACGGTTGATGGCTACGCCGGGGGTGGTGGTGTCTCGGGGTGAGTTGATCAGGCGTGGGTGGGATGAGATGGCGGATCCGGCTTCTAACGTGCTGGATGTGTTGATGGCGCAGTTGCGGCGGAAGTTGCGGGCGCCTTCGGTGATCGAGACTGTGCGTGGGACTGGGTATCGGTTCTCCGCCTAG
- a CDS encoding right-handed parallel beta-helix repeat-containing protein, producing MLGQAGRTLLVGSRPGAYPTIGEALRDAPDGAVIRIAEGTYPETIELAGRRLTLATADGARVVVDAAGADRPAVRVVGGSLTLQGIEVHGGGAGGVSADGAELVMYRCTLTTERGSAISVRGAGPFDVSKCAITSAEQGVVIEGSSGRLEDTTIDDVTGDGIIVGMGADPVIRDCVVTGCGLRGLYVYQYGRPVVEGCEFAHTGAEGIAVAHHSAPEIRRCTIHDARGVGIAFAPGCQGTVEACKLDNTAQPAIALADGATPTVISAADASGAGDHELDGLLAELDGMIGLPGVKAEVRALVDELQVNDWRRKAGLPVGAASHHLIFAGAPGTGKTTVARTYGKLLKALGVLPRGQFHEVSRRDLVGQYIGHTAEKTALVFEQAKGGVLFIDEAYTLSRSAGSGGDFGQEAIDTLVKLMEDHRDEVAVIVAGYTGEMVDFLAANPGLASRFAKTVEFENYSPTELLGIIGRMVAGGDYRLDPAADPVLVAYFERIADDPNFGNARDARRLFEGMRKAQSQRLRGLGRMPSTDELRGLLVPDVQAAAAR from the coding sequence ATGCTCGGGCAGGCAGGCCGCACGCTGCTGGTCGGGTCCCGGCCGGGGGCCTACCCGACCATCGGCGAGGCGCTGCGCGACGCCCCCGACGGCGCGGTGATCCGGATCGCTGAGGGGACGTATCCGGAGACCATCGAGCTGGCCGGGCGCAGGCTCACGCTGGCCACGGCCGATGGCGCGCGGGTAGTCGTCGACGCCGCGGGTGCCGACCGACCCGCGGTGCGGGTCGTCGGCGGATCGCTCACGCTGCAAGGGATCGAGGTGCACGGCGGCGGGGCGGGCGGGGTGTCGGCCGACGGTGCCGAGCTGGTCATGTACCGCTGCACGCTCACCACCGAGCGCGGATCGGCCATCAGCGTCCGGGGGGCCGGGCCGTTCGACGTGTCCAAGTGCGCCATCACCTCAGCCGAGCAGGGCGTAGTGATCGAAGGCTCATCGGGGCGGCTGGAGGACACCACCATCGACGATGTGACCGGGGACGGGATCATCGTCGGGATGGGCGCCGACCCGGTGATCCGCGACTGCGTGGTGACCGGGTGCGGGCTGCGCGGGCTGTATGTCTACCAGTACGGCAGGCCGGTGGTGGAGGGCTGCGAGTTCGCGCACACCGGCGCCGAGGGCATCGCCGTGGCCCACCACAGCGCCCCGGAGATCCGCCGCTGCACCATCCACGACGCGCGGGGTGTCGGGATCGCGTTCGCGCCGGGCTGCCAGGGCACGGTCGAGGCGTGCAAGCTGGACAACACCGCGCAGCCCGCCATCGCGCTGGCCGACGGCGCCACGCCCACGGTGATCAGCGCCGCCGACGCGTCAGGCGCGGGTGACCACGAACTCGACGGGCTGCTGGCCGAGTTGGACGGGATGATCGGCCTGCCCGGGGTGAAGGCCGAGGTCCGCGCCCTGGTCGACGAGCTCCAGGTCAACGACTGGCGGCGCAAGGCCGGGCTGCCGGTGGGCGCCGCCAGCCACCACCTGATCTTCGCGGGCGCCCCGGGCACGGGAAAGACGACGGTGGCCCGTACCTACGGCAAACTCCTCAAGGCGCTGGGCGTGCTGCCGCGCGGCCAGTTCCACGAGGTGTCCCGGCGCGACCTGGTCGGCCAGTACATCGGCCACACCGCGGAGAAGACGGCCCTGGTGTTCGAGCAGGCCAAGGGCGGTGTGCTGTTCATCGATGAGGCGTACACACTGTCGCGGTCGGCCGGGTCGGGCGGCGACTTCGGCCAGGAGGCGATCGACACGCTGGTCAAGCTGATGGAGGACCACCGCGACGAGGTGGCGGTGATCGTGGCGGGGTATACGGGGGAGATGGTCGACTTCCTGGCCGCCAACCCTGGTCTGGCGTCGCGGTTCGCCAAGACCGTCGAGTTCGAGAACTACAGCCCGACCGAGCTGCTCGGCATCATCGGGCGGATGGTGGCCGGTGGCGACTACAGGCTGGACCCGGCGGCCGATCCGGTGTTGGTGGCTTACTTCGAGCGGATCGCGGACGATCCCAACTTCGGCAATGCCCGGGACGCCCGCAGGTTGTTTGAAGGGATGCGCAAGGCACAGTCGCAGCGGTTGCGTGGCCTCGGTCGGATGCCGAGCACTGACGAGTTGCGCGGTCTGCTGGTTCCTGACGTTCAGGCGGCGGCTGCCCGCTAA
- a CDS encoding helix-turn-helix transcriptional regulator, which yields MTTMYAPRPALVTAPAPVGIADLLAAATTEVLVMSTRGGSATDPIGLLRRVDRENLLRGVRYRVLFPDSARLTSASSKLAKAGADVRTVAEVPMDALVIDGTTAVLTADRSYAGVAVFQLPSVVTANVELFERIWPVAVPVGPAESARDSVLTDRERELLSLLCSGSTDESAAARLGISVRTVRRMVADIMHRLGARSRFQAGVKAADRGWLLERAG from the coding sequence ATGACCACGATGTACGCGCCCAGGCCTGCCCTGGTCACGGCACCCGCGCCGGTCGGGATCGCCGACCTGCTCGCCGCGGCTACCACCGAGGTGCTGGTCATGAGCACCCGAGGCGGTTCCGCGACCGACCCCATCGGCCTGCTGCGCCGGGTCGACCGGGAGAACCTGCTGCGCGGGGTGCGCTACCGGGTGCTGTTCCCCGACAGCGCCCGGCTGACCTCAGCGTCGAGCAAGCTGGCCAAGGCGGGCGCCGACGTGCGGACCGTGGCGGAGGTCCCGATGGACGCGCTCGTGATCGACGGGACCACGGCGGTGCTGACCGCCGACCGCTCCTACGCGGGTGTGGCGGTGTTCCAGCTGCCGAGCGTGGTCACCGCGAACGTGGAGCTGTTCGAGCGGATCTGGCCGGTCGCGGTGCCTGTTGGCCCGGCCGAGTCCGCCCGCGACTCGGTGCTGACCGACCGCGAACGGGAACTGCTGTCGCTGCTGTGTTCCGGCAGCACCGACGAGTCGGCCGCGGCCCGGCTCGGCATCTCGGTGCGCACGGTCCGGCGCATGGTGGCCGACATCATGCACCGGCTCGGCGCCCGCAGCCGGTTCCAGGCAGGCGTCAAGGCCGCCGACCGCGGCTGGCTGCTGGAAAGGGCGGGCTGA
- a CDS encoding response regulator transcription factor, with product MTRVLVVEDDEDLRVAVSAELRAAGLVVDAAADLATADAKLRDGDHSCVVFDRMLPDGDSIGYVHRRRQQGWGVPVLFLTARDALADRVAGFEHGGDDYLVKPFAMAELAARVSNLCVRAGSGRPSVLRHADLEMDCARREVRRAGVLLTLSAKEFAVLEYLLARAETAVPRVDIIEHCWDEQTDPASNVVDVVIKRVRRKLREPELIHTVRGRGYRLGTPS from the coding sequence ATGACACGGGTGTTGGTCGTGGAAGACGACGAGGATCTGCGGGTCGCGGTGTCGGCCGAACTGCGGGCGGCGGGCCTGGTGGTGGACGCCGCCGCCGACCTCGCGACCGCCGACGCGAAGCTGCGTGACGGCGACCACAGCTGCGTCGTGTTCGACCGGATGCTGCCCGACGGCGACTCGATCGGCTACGTGCACCGGCGCAGACAGCAGGGCTGGGGCGTGCCGGTGCTGTTCCTGACCGCCCGCGACGCGCTCGCCGACCGGGTCGCCGGGTTCGAGCACGGCGGCGACGACTACCTGGTGAAGCCGTTCGCGATGGCCGAGCTGGCCGCGCGAGTGAGCAACCTGTGCGTTCGGGCGGGGTCGGGCAGGCCCTCGGTGCTGCGCCACGCCGACCTGGAGATGGACTGCGCGCGCCGGGAAGTGCGCCGCGCGGGGGTGCTGCTCACGCTGTCGGCCAAGGAGTTCGCCGTGCTGGAGTACCTGCTGGCCAGGGCCGAGACGGCGGTGCCGAGGGTGGACATCATCGAGCACTGCTGGGACGAGCAGACCGACCCCGCGTCTAATGTGGTCGATGTGGTGATCAAGCGTGTGCGGCGCAAGCTGCGGGAACCCGAGCTGATCCACACGGTGCGCGGGCGCGGCTACCGGCTCGGCACGCCGTCGTGA
- a CDS encoding sensor histidine kinase KdpD: MSGSAADRLRRLRWVLTALFTVMNTIGLVVFAWLVIREDGEQGTQRLDADLKLVTSAVSRQITFDGGNIGTNLVNTDELNNSCPQFAILPGGARQFRGHLSNKICVDVDGAVLNGLAASAVSSGRVTVGFQRAVDGGLVRVRVEPLLDPARTYIGAVVAVADTTDVRASHDQLVLLVIGGCVVLIAAMGLAGHQLSGRAIRPAAAALQQQEVLLAETAHDLRTPVAALRALAETAARNPHERADLLPRTVRLAARMGGIIDGLLMRARLAAGVEQLAIQPVWLDQLVQGVVEETPTEGAQITVTAAPTMVAADPTLLQRAIANLVDNAVRYGRHPGTEAIVHITVAGGTVTVADHGPGISAEVAEEAFDRFSSTGGSSGLGLSIVRWVAQEHGGTLAVYNSDEGGAIFELSLPVSRPPGTTAMAAR; encoded by the coding sequence GTGAGCGGATCGGCCGCCGACCGGCTGCGCAGGCTGCGCTGGGTATTGACCGCCCTGTTCACCGTGATGAACACGATCGGGCTCGTGGTGTTCGCGTGGCTGGTCATCCGGGAGGACGGCGAGCAGGGCACCCAGCGGCTCGACGCCGACCTGAAGCTGGTCACCTCGGCGGTGAGCAGGCAGATCACCTTCGACGGCGGCAACATCGGCACCAACCTGGTGAACACCGACGAACTCAACAACAGCTGCCCGCAGTTCGCGATCCTGCCCGGCGGCGCGCGCCAGTTCCGCGGCCACCTCAGCAACAAGATCTGCGTCGACGTCGACGGCGCGGTGCTCAACGGGCTCGCCGCGAGCGCGGTCAGCTCGGGCCGGGTGACCGTCGGCTTCCAGCGCGCCGTGGACGGCGGCCTGGTCCGGGTCAGGGTGGAACCGCTGCTCGACCCGGCCCGCACCTACATCGGCGCGGTGGTCGCCGTCGCCGACACGACCGACGTGCGGGCGAGCCACGACCAGTTGGTCTTGCTGGTCATCGGCGGCTGCGTGGTGCTGATCGCCGCGATGGGGCTGGCGGGCCACCAGCTGTCCGGCCGGGCGATCCGGCCCGCGGCGGCGGCGTTGCAACAGCAGGAGGTGCTGTTGGCCGAGACCGCACACGACCTGCGCACCCCGGTCGCCGCGCTGCGAGCGCTGGCCGAGACCGCGGCGCGCAACCCGCACGAACGGGCCGACCTGCTGCCCCGAACCGTGCGGCTGGCCGCCAGGATGGGCGGAATCATCGACGGCCTGCTCATGCGCGCCCGGCTCGCGGCCGGTGTGGAGCAACTGGCGATCCAGCCGGTGTGGCTCGATCAGCTCGTCCAGGGCGTTGTCGAGGAGACACCGACCGAAGGCGCCCAGATCACCGTCACCGCGGCCCCGACGATGGTGGCCGCCGACCCCACCCTGTTGCAGCGGGCGATCGCGAACCTGGTCGACAACGCCGTGCGCTACGGCCGCCACCCAGGCACCGAGGCGATCGTGCACATCACCGTCGCGGGCGGCACGGTCACCGTGGCCGACCACGGGCCGGGAATCTCCGCCGAGGTCGCCGAGGAGGCGTTCGACCGGTTCAGCAGCACCGGCGGCTCGTCCGGGCTCGGGCTGTCGATCGTGCGGTGGGTGGCCCAGGAACACGGCGGCACGCTCGCGGTCTACAACTCCGACGAGGGCGGGGCGATCTTCGAGCTGAGCCTGCCCGTCAGCCGACCACCCGGAACGACTGCCATGGCGGCAAGGTGA